A part of Halodesulfovibrio marinisediminis DSM 17456 genomic DNA contains:
- the glmU gene encoding bifunctional UDP-N-acetylglucosamine diphosphorylase/glucosamine-1-phosphate N-acetyltransferase GlmU, which yields MSARETIGALVLAAGKGTRMHSDKPKVLQELLGAPMLRYVYTALDPLFGEGIWTVIGHKSEMIEQAFANENRNFIHQTEQLGTGHALQTAWDELIESGLSHVLVINGDTPLLPQPRLINFLKESLASNADIGFMTLTLPQPGSFGRVVRHLGDVAAIIEAKDYDESLHGPEPREINAGIYLLKIASVAPLLKRLSNENKSGEYYITDLVGFAVEQQMTVVGVDCGNDPHLLGINNPAELVRSESLLRANLVMEWLEQGVTIHAPEYVRLGPMVTLEPGAVLHGPCELYGTTHVSRGAEIYSNTWIKDSNLAEGCVIHPFSHLEGATVGKNCSAGPYARLRPGAVMEQGSKVGNFVEMKKSVLGEGSKANHFTYLGDAEVGTGVNIGAGTITCNYDGVNKHKTTIEDGAFIGSNTSLVAPVCVGQNALIGAGSVITKDIPENSIAIARARQKNLPKKR from the coding sequence ATGTCTGCCAGAGAAACAATCGGAGCACTTGTGCTTGCCGCGGGTAAAGGAACCCGTATGCACTCTGACAAGCCTAAGGTTCTTCAAGAGCTTTTAGGCGCACCAATGCTCCGTTACGTATATACAGCGTTAGATCCTCTTTTCGGGGAAGGCATCTGGACTGTTATCGGTCATAAGTCTGAAATGATCGAACAGGCATTTGCAAACGAAAATAGAAACTTTATTCATCAAACCGAACAGCTCGGTACAGGACACGCATTACAGACAGCTTGGGACGAACTTATAGAGTCCGGCCTTTCCCACGTGCTTGTCATTAACGGTGACACACCGTTATTACCGCAGCCACGTCTCATCAATTTTTTAAAAGAGTCTTTAGCCAGTAACGCTGATATTGGCTTCATGACCCTTACCCTCCCGCAACCTGGCTCGTTCGGCCGCGTTGTGCGTCATCTTGGCGATGTAGCAGCTATTATCGAAGCAAAAGACTACGATGAAAGCTTACATGGTCCGGAACCCCGTGAGATCAATGCAGGCATTTACCTGCTTAAAATCGCAAGTGTTGCCCCGCTTCTCAAACGCCTCAGCAACGAGAACAAAAGCGGCGAATACTATATCACCGACCTCGTAGGATTTGCTGTTGAACAACAAATGACTGTTGTCGGCGTTGACTGTGGAAACGATCCACATCTTCTCGGCATCAATAATCCTGCAGAGCTTGTCCGTTCAGAATCCCTGCTCCGCGCCAACCTTGTTATGGAATGGCTTGAACAAGGTGTCACCATCCATGCACCGGAATACGTCCGTCTTGGGCCAATGGTTACTCTTGAACCCGGTGCAGTCTTGCATGGTCCGTGCGAACTCTACGGTACAACACACGTTTCACGCGGTGCAGAAATTTATTCTAACACTTGGATTAAAGATTCCAATTTAGCGGAAGGATGTGTTATTCATCCATTTAGCCACCTTGAAGGTGCAACCGTGGGAAAAAACTGCTCTGCAGGTCCTTACGCACGCCTTCGTCCAGGTGCTGTCATGGAACAGGGTTCCAAAGTCGGTAACTTTGTTGAAATGAAAAAATCCGTATTAGGAGAAGGCTCCAAAGCAAATCACTTCACTTATCTTGGGGATGCTGAAGTGGGCACAGGTGTTAACATTGGCGCAGGTACTATTACCTGTAACTACGACGGTGTTAACAAGCACAAAACAACCATTGAAGATGGTGCCTTTATCGGCTCTAACACCTCTCTGGTTGCCCCTGTTTGCGTAGGGCAAAATGCACTTATTGGCGCAGGCTCCGTTATAACTAAAGATATTCCTGAAAACTCTATTGCTATTGCTCGCGCTAGGCAAAAGAACTTGCCTAAAAAACGCTAG
- the zapA gene encoding cell division protein ZapA, producing the protein MRSFNLKILGTEVSFKSEADHDTVERAKVLVEDRYNALYSPGMPISKEKLLTFLLLGLADDYLQTADKLHALEERLERLTTKVESCADNNAAPQE; encoded by the coding sequence ATGCGCAGCTTCAACCTGAAGATACTCGGCACTGAAGTCTCTTTCAAATCGGAAGCAGACCACGACACTGTCGAACGAGCAAAAGTGCTCGTAGAAGATCGCTATAATGCGCTCTACAGTCCGGGTATGCCTATAAGCAAGGAAAAGTTGCTCACCTTCCTTCTTTTAGGACTTGCTGATGATTATTTGCAAACAGCAGATAAGCTGCATGCGCTTGAAGAGCGATTAGAACGACTAACAACGAAAGTGGAAAGCTGCGCAGATAATAACGCAGCACCGCAGGAATAA
- a CDS encoding cell division protein ZapB has translation MELIDRLEQRLESLLEEIETLKNENIQLKEEVEVSLSVLEEENRSLKEELEQERSTKEAVMGRIDGLLSKLSTSSDSM, from the coding sequence ATGGAACTTATAGACCGTTTAGAACAAAGACTGGAATCTCTTCTTGAAGAAATTGAAACCCTTAAGAACGAAAACATTCAGCTTAAAGAAGAAGTTGAAGTAAGCCTTTCTGTGCTTGAAGAAGAGAACCGTTCATTAAAGGAAGAATTGGAACAAGAACGTTCCACGAAAGAAGCAGTTATGGGTCGTATCGACGGTCTGCTGTCTAAACTTTCAACCTCTTCAGACTCAATGTAG